One window of the Suricata suricatta isolate VVHF042 chromosome 7, meerkat_22Aug2017_6uvM2_HiC, whole genome shotgun sequence genome contains the following:
- the ATXN1 gene encoding ataxin-1: MVDPKAQCLSFPGCQQCSPLQLLPVGAPTSAALSAGLDYSPPSAPRSVAAATTLPAAYPPPPSGTPVSPVQYAHLPHAFQFVGSSQYSGPYAGFIPSQLISPTASPVTSAVASAAGATTPSQRSQLEAYSTLLANMGSLSQAPGHKAEPQPQQHLGRTPGLVPPGSPPPAPPNQYVRISGSPQGAGRAASPPAIPVHLHPHQTMIPHTLTLGPSPQVVVQYSDSAGHFVPREAAKKADGGRLQQAAQAKELLNGELEKGRRFGAPSSADLGLGKAAKPLPHPYEPRHVVVHPSAADYGGRDSAGLRASVMVLPASTTPAADLQVQQVPHREASPSSLNDKSGLHLGKAGHRSYALSPQQALGPEGVKAAAVATLSPHTVIQTTHSASEPLPVGLPATAFYAGTQAPVIGYLSSQQQAITYAGSLPQHLVIPGTQPLLIPVGSADVEGSGAAPAIATSSPQFAAVPHTFVTTALPKNENFSPEALVTQAAYPAMVQAQIHLPVVQSVASPAAAPPTLPPYFMKGSIIQLANGELKKVEDLKTEDFIQSAEISSDLKIDSSTVERIEDSPHPGVAVIQFAVGEHRAQVSVEVLVEYPFFVFGQGWSSCCPERTSQLFDLPCSKLSVGDVCISLTLKNLKNGSVKKGPPVDPASVLLKHSKPDSLAASRHRYAEQENGINQGNAPMLSENGELKFPDKIALPAATLLTKIEPGKPAATRKRRWSAPETRKLEKSEDEPPLTLPKPSLIPQEVKICIEGRSNVGK; this comes from the exons ATGGTAGACCCCAAAgcccagtgcctcagtttcccaggaTGCCAGCAGTGCTCGCCGCTGCAGCTGCTGCCTGTAGGGGCGCCCACATCTGCCG CGCTGTCCGCGGGGCTGGACTACTCCCCGCCCAGCGCGCCCAGGTCGGTGGCGGCGGCCACCACGCTGCCCGCCGCCTACCCGCCCCCGCCGTCGGGGACGCCGGTGTCCCCCGTGCAGTATGCTCACCTGCCGCACGCTTTCCAGTTCGTCGGGTCCTCCCAGTACAGCGGGCCCTACGCTGGCTTCATCCCCTCGCAGCTGATCTCCCCGACGGCCAGCCCCGTCACCAGTGCCGTGGCCTCGGCCGCGGGGGCCACCACTCCGTCCCAGCGCTCGCAGCTGGAGGCCTATTCCACCCTGCTGGCCAACATGGGCAGTCTGAGCCAAGCCCCCGGGCACAAGGCTGAGCCGCAGCCGCAGCAGCACCTGGGCAGGACACCGGGGCTCGTGCCCCCGGGCtcacccccgcccgccccgccgaACCAGTACGTGCGCATCTCCGGCTCCCCGCAGGGCGCGGGGCGCGCGGCGTCCCCTCCGGCCATCCCCGTCCACCTCCACCCGCACCAGACGATGATCCCGCACACGCTCACCCTGGGGCCCTCCCCCCAGGTCGTGGTGCAGTACAGCGACTCAGCCGGCCACTTCGTCCCGCGGGAGGCCGCCAAGAAGGCCGACGGCGGCAGGCTGCAGCAGGCCGCGCAGGCCAAGGAGCTCCTGAACGGCGAGCTGGAGAAGGGCCGCAGGTTCGGGGCGCCGAGCTCCGCCGACCTGGGCCTGGGGAAGGCCGCCAAGCCGCTGCCTCACCCCTACGAGCCCCGGCACGTGGTGGTGCACCCGAGCGCCGCCGACTATGGCGGGCGCGACTCCGCGGGGCTCCGGGCCTCTGTGATGGTCCTGCCTGCCAGCACCACGCCCGCCGCCGACCTGCAGGTGCAGCAGGTCCCGCACCGGGAGGCCTCGCCCTCCAGCCTCAACGACAAGAGCGGCCTGCACCTAGGCAAGGCCGGCCACCGGTCCTACGCGCTGTCGCCACAGCAGGCCCTGGGCCCCGAAGGCGTGAAGGCCGCCGCCGTCGCCACGCTGTCCCCCCACACGGTCATTCAGACCACGCACAGCGCTTCGGAGCCACTCCCGGTCGGACTGCCAGCCACCGCCTTCTACGCGGGGACCCAGGCGCCGGTCATCGGCTACCTGAGCAGCCAGCAGCAGGCCATCACCTACGCCGGCAGCCTGCCCCAGCACCTGGTGATCCCCGGCACGCAGCCCCTGCTCATCCCGGTGGGCAGCGCCGACGTGGAGGGCTCGGGGGCCGCCCCCGCCATCGCCACGTCGTCGCCGCAGTTCGCTGCAGTGCCCCACACGTTCGTCACCACCGCCCTCCCCAAGAACGAGAACTTCAGCCCGGAGGCCCTGGTCACGCAGGCCGCCTACCCGGCCATGGTGCAGGCTCAGATCCACCTGCCCGTGGTGCAGTCCGTGGCGTCCCCCGCCGCCGCGCCTCCCACACTGCCCCCCTACTTCATGAAAGGCTCGATCATCCAGCTGGCCAACGGGGAGCTGAAGAAAGTGGAGGACCTGAAGACGGAAGACTTCATCCAGAGCGCGGAGATCAGCAGCGACCTGAAGATCGACTCCAGCACCGTGGAGCGGATCGAGGACAGCCCCCACCCGGGCGTGGCCGTGATCCAGTTTGCCGTCGGGGAGCACCGAGCACAG GTCAGCGTGGAGGTTTTGGTAGAGTACCCTTTTTTTGTATTTGGACAGGGGTGGTCCTCCTGCTGTCCGGAGAGAACCAGCCAGCTCTTTGATCTGCCCTGTTCCAAACTCTCGGTTGGGGATGTCTGCATCTCACTGACCCTCAAGAACCTGAAGAACGGCTCTGTTAAAAAGGGCCCGCCCGTGGATCCGGCCAGCGTCCTGCTGAAGCATTCAAAGCCCGACAGCCTGGCGGCCAGCAGACACAGGTACGCCGAGCAGGAGAACGGCATCAACCAGGGAAACGCCCCAATGCTGTCCGAGAATGGCGAACTCAAGTTTCCAGACAAAATAGCATTGCCCGCAGCGACCTTGCTCACCAAAATAGAACCCGGCAAGCCCGCGGCCACGAGGAAGAGGAGGTGGTCGGCGCCCGAGACCCGCAAACTGGAGAAGTCGGAAGACGAGCCACCTTTGACTCTTCCCAAACCTTCTCTCATCCCTCAGGAGGTTAAGATTTGCATCGAAGGCCGGTCTAACGTAGGCAAGTAG